The Cryptomeria japonica chromosome 2, Sugi_1.0, whole genome shotgun sequence region acaaaaccaaaggtgtatccatgaactctccccaatcatgaagggaagatgtatgaaaaaaactcatgatgaaaggaatctttgaaaactgctcaagtgtccccatgtcgatgctaaaagataccccctccaaaggtggtaaactgtaccacactgctgaaaaaggcactccaagatctagtggagatggatgtagaacatgtcccaaagactcacatgtctcctcaaaaaataaagagacctcctccaactgttgtacataagtatccacaatcatgtcaacctcgaaagaatgatcatgtaaagaatgaacaagagggtcagagtgttccctcgcaacaatcgaagaaggatcatcttcatcaaagagaagatgaatgtcatcaatgatgtctcccaaatctgcaatgtaggattccacaaacaaacttgcaatgtctgtcaagtaatcatcccatgaatctgaagctggaagacaatgaatatcctactgcactaaatcacatgaaggcaaaactgtcgcactatctgcatcatcaggtgcaataggtgatgtgatatcaatatgaggagatgaaatacaagactcaagaatgggttcacatgtgagaatccccatgttcaagtgtccaaagttctcctcaaaatatgtaccatcacaagaagtgtgatcatcatgtgtagaatcatcaaatgtgaaatcatcatcatcatcaacaaaatctgaaaaggagtataatcgagatgcatgatcaaccaccccagtcgcaatgatagctctagtctccaagtctctaatgaaaattgactcaggtgtgaactccacaactctcttagttgtgccatgtgtgatttgatagatagaaaggagattgtttgtcaagtggggtacacacaacacatcattgaaggagttatccccaatgtcaatagatcctttcccaatcacatccatgtatgtataattccccatcaaaatctgtggcatggtgcaaggctcaaatgtagagaatatagactgtgaagatgccatatgatgagaagcccctgaatctagaagccatctctctgaatcatgactgatagtagcacaaagagattttcctttttttgtcccaaaagagtgagtcttcccacttgtagaagccatgaatacttgcccttttccttttgaatgtgaggaagtggaagttggtgaagcatccttcttgtagacattaggcaaatcaatgttattctttttgatgatatgtgtgagctcatcaatctttttaaaatggcaacgacgctcctcatgaccaaactttttacaataggcacaagtaggtctctccctctttgatgaattatctctcttggaagaggatgtatctccttgttgtggagaggatgatgctttgtccttaggctttgattgtcatttcttcttgtttgagttgtcctttccttgatttcctttgttcccttgattttccactaatgcttgagacttagaagccttaagaatgcccatgcttatcaacttagtttgttccatcatcaacatttcattgaaagcatcaaatgtaggcattgtgtagcttgaacccattgtcatcctatgggtttggaaactagaaacaaatgctacatattcttgtggaagcttgcccatcaagttgaatatcaattgagtatccttcttatcaatgccacaatctttgagttgtgtcctcaactcatttgccttagtgacataatcttgtatagtatcaaagttcttgggatctaacatggtgagatcactatcaatttgatatcccctaatctcatcaacttgaccatacaagtcttgaaacttttgccaagcatccttgattagagtacacttctcaatatgaaaaatgagatcctttgatacatactttcttaaggtaccaattgccatgatatttttagtgagccaatccaagtgaccaactggatcaaccttaggatcagcaggagcaacaatagttccatcaatgtaatgagttagtcctttttccataagtttactccatacatcaattttccaagtagcataattatgaggagttaagagaggaaacttagaagaactcatagcagcaaaaaggaaggaacacaagagcacaagagacacccccccaaattaactcaatcaaagtacccccaaaaaatgatgattttggcactttataagtagtgcgtgtacaataggccacttgcaaaacaaggctaagtggacttctgatttcaatttacaacttctcaaaatgagatttaagagacttcaacaaatactgctagtgatctaaactgagatccaagcaaaatgcaagtaccaaatatgtcaaaaatggccaaataatgaaagtaaaatttctacttaaaAATACTGCAAAccaatggcagattatgaaagtagatgaaaaaatatgcactttcaaaaaaaatggcacctgaaaaggagtacATATGAActcaaatgaagcctccaaagttgtaaaaattgggattttatgatttctgaaaaacctgtatccaaaaatcaaaaaaatcctacaccactatatagatcacgaaattctaccccaaaacaaaagaAATTACTCAGAAAAACAAGTCcgtatgagtgagatatcgctatttgaaaattgcctgcaaaattataatttctagaaaatttctgtcatagcatcaaacttcaaatgcctctagatttgaccTCTGAAGTCTGATTGGGATGAAACAAAAGataaaactgactttcttggacctcctcaatccaatggtgacctcagatttgatccatcaagcttcaataataacctgcaatagaaagatccaaaatgcaaaccccaaatagcatcaaatttctctcaattggcaaaccaatgacactctaatggctctgttaccatgtgagacatggactagctttgataccatgtgagattttgccaagatcaagaggcaatggaaagaacaaataagaaagaacaaaataaatgatagaaataaactgtattctatcaagatgaaaaatatgatcaactagatcattaagcattacatacaataaatatgagtctgcttatataggcaaggctatatggatatctgagcacacaaacatgacatgtggctcaataagaaataagggtaggtaggaaataggtgtgggtaggtaggagaaataatataatagtccacatgaggtggatcacccactgaatgtggagtgtaacaacaagatcacaccataaaaggtggaaattctcctacacacactatcccaatgtggtacaaacaccaagtgtctcatacccaaactactatgaaatgcatttcctaagtacacttaagtaagtgtaataatatccatgatgaataattatttacaccaacagtttttcttaaatctgtatctctaatattcaggattaggtttgtatgttcttctagcttcttctcttagtctagcatgtctatcagggcatcttgaagccatatgaccaatcttattgcagttaaaacatttaaaaggtgctttaccttcatacttacttctaattgggccttttggcatttttcttgcaaatagtgcttcaagttcttcaagctcttcattctccttcctggtttcttcaagttctcttacataaaaagctctccagtctgatttgtcaaaggatggagcagatgatgttgatgctttgaaagccaaatcaatttttatagtagtaacaggaccaaattcctcaatttcaaaagctgaaagttttccaatcaatgtatccctagttactgatgtattaggcattgttctcaactcatttatagcagtaaccttcattttatatgccggtggcaaacctctcaagatttttgaaacaatctcatcttcactcaaggttcctctacaacatttgatacctaaaacaatttcatttactctttccataaaagcagaaatcctttcatcttcttccatttttagatgttcatacctgactcggaagctttaaagttttgcaattttaactatgGAGTCCCCTTCactcagtgtttccaaatgatcccaaatagcttttgcagtggacctatctgataatcccatgatttgttgatctgataatgcgctcaagagtgtttctcttgctttgcaatcattttcttcatctttagctaaagtagtgggagcagtctgaccagctacaacagcagtataaccatttttagtaacttcccaaatgtctttaccaatgcaattcagatctgtctccattctgattttccataccccatagttggttccatcaagtttaggactatcctttctgaaataattagtagacattggatctcctcaagttgttaaacttctgcaaaaagaggactaggctctgataccaattataggtcccggagacaactgagaggggggggtgaatcagttgtctaataaattcaaaccaaaaacttattaaccaacttaatgcttaataccggtaaatcagttaagtatgccagtagacagtgttaatagtaaattgctataccggtaagaattaatgcatgaaacataagcacaaagtcatccacaacacatgacaccaatatttgtacgtggaaaccctgtaaggggaaaaaccacggtgggaaaccttacccacaatcagatgatactactatagatagtaagtgtacaagaggggtctgcacatgcaaaaaggccaacagcctagagctcactgctcaatcacaaatgggagtcacactgactacagttggatggttaaatccaataagaatgtactgcacaaaatagcatcttcatatgctggattcagtactggtgtaatgttgatatgcttctacaaaaacctaacttcaccttcaaatgatgtcctcgtgtatgcctctgctttatctcgcatatacctttacttaaatctttttcgcattccacacttgatcttacaaataagatcttacatttatatcataccctaagaccaattttagtaggtcgactctacaagatattacaataaaaatattttacaaacaatacaatatccgatgcaataacctattgaacatgttggcttaatgcatttacaacaataataaatcatctccatagcatgccatgctgatctggaaaagataaacctatcggtgtaaccctagataacctagacctatttgctagtaaaagcaaatatgcaaataagaatataccaatgattattatttcaaaataaagtgtccacatgatgtcttcgacattaccaagtgtcttccatgtcattccaagtaccggtgaacattatatcctgccggttaatcatataccggtaattgttgcacaatttactatttaccggtgaatgttgctggatctccaaagtaggaatatttagtaggtgttgacatcaatgacaaaaccataccaaaataccaacattcacaatgttatcaaagtttacatggcagagtctcctatgccatatccagctatcatcaaacttaaccataagacatgtacttatatttgcattcagatgaaataggttacctttggtctgcatgccggtggccaccaattcaccatcttttcctttgattttgcaaactccattcttgaattccagagtgaggccactgtcattcagctgggcaacactcagaaggttgtgtctaagaccatcaacctagtacacattgtcagcactactctttccattcaaagagatggaccctctgcctttgccatgcatggtgcatcattgccaaagtgaaccacaccaccatcatactcctccaaggatagaaacttgctccgatcactaaTCATATGGTGaaaacagccactgtcaatgatccactcatttgaattatcaaacagggagacaagagccttcttgtctgacatatcTTCTTTGACgacaacaaacataatatcttcattttcttcatcctctgattcttcatctgtgacaccttcatcaactgccacaaaacaatttctccagtttcctgaacctttctagtttgtctttgttatcgccattaggacagtttatagcaatatgtcctatccggttacaagaaaagcatttcaaatgtagcttacctttgtatttatcggttcctttaggaagcttcctggcaaggagagcttcaaatgtcatcagaatctcctcatcatccatttctttgctttgtctaggttcaccactagtgctagtttcttttccttttctggatggtatagcagaggctttaaaagttgattaagtcttttgaacactaccatcaaaactatttagctcatacgttgtcaacttggctatgatggagtccaaggatactttagtcttgtctattgatctcagctcttgaatagcagcaacccttattgcatagaccagcaatagggatctcaggactttgcttaccacagtggaatcttctattttaccacctgcactcttgatatctccaacaactgttttgattcttataccatactattgaatggtttcaccttcaatcattcgcatgtcttcaaactttcctctaaggctttcttccttagcttgttttacatgctcatcacctccatagatatttcaagagcatcccatacctctttgggatttaccttatcttggacatcaatgaactcaatatcagataaactactgattagggcttccatgacttggtcattctcctgtatctctctcttttgatcatcgatgagagtactagtaggggcaacatagggattctcaacatagctccaatgttgagcacccatgcttttgatgtatatcttcattctgtctttccatatactgaaattttctttgttaaactttgcaccttccctcttcatcattacaacaggatctttccctcaagcggttaagcttacaacacagaggacctggaggatgctctgataccaattgataactcaatgatgaacgaatagtaccaaaccggtactgagaggggggggtgaatcagtatagacaaaagacTATCCTAAACCGGTTCAACgataattactccaaatgactggcaaacagtgacaccggtttgaaacagagtgcaaccagtaaaacccagaacaattaaaacaatcataaaccagttacccacttagctttccactcagctcaaaactacactaccatttcacccttatgcaagAACAGgcaatctatcatcatatcttcacaatagtcagttcaacatattttattgacaggcataaaacacagaaccatcatatgcttaacaggcaataacaaagcatcacaagataaaagcatcacacatgacacacatatttttcacgtggaaacccaactaagaaaaaccacggtggggatgaatacccacaagttgtttttgaactctttggaagttcactctgttaggagccttgtccggttaaagacattacaaaaggttctactaggaaccgatcatgttagagatcacccggttaagggatggctacaatacccagttaagggttaaaccctgttaagggtaccttgttagaggatttcaagaactcaatagctaaaggatttccagagatctctagctttctagatctcaataatttcgagttaccctgttaagggatttacaacaagccacttatggctaccctgttaggggattttccaactgttgaggtggttagagatcaacaggtattacaatgatctggtaacagtactcaatgccaatgcagatcctcttaagctccttttcaccttctacaATTAcattctgcaggtatcacttctctcctctggtctggcaagaatcacgtatcccttcccttggatactcacacacaacgtTTTTGCCAACCTgttctgaaagaatcacaacatcaaccttatagaacaacagacaggtcggtagcataaaccctaaaccctagacctgttaggttaaagaattcaaacagttcaatcctgaccgttgatcatactgtattgcatgcaacagatcttgaataaatctcaagacattctccatcattcattatccaccgatttcatggcggctgataatccatcacgcgttttcaccatttacataattcgcacattcccgaggtagatagggatagtcttcttcatgcaagatccttcacgtgcacaaggctgacgtggcaacacgatctgttctttgttatactactaactcatcacacaaatatcaccgattaagtcacacaggcttgaggtactccaaccggaaatcctaaagtggaaactacctaccaaccagtagtcatacaatgcttccatgtgttggttcccatgactacatgtcggttcaccttgaacaaatataccgctttactttggcatatatactgattctcacatatgtcgattctctcttcatatcacatattgacatcaatgacaacatacaatatcattatgtcctcataccggttcacataatgccaacaatgtacATATCTTTGACTATACGCCCACTTGTATAGTTTCAATGTGTTACTTGTATGTTGGTAATTTGCCCTCTATATTTATAGGACATAATTTATAAGTTTATAGATCATTGTATGTGGCTAGGTCGACTTGACCAATATTTGTGAATATTAGTGATACCTAGATTATGTGTACTTAGCTATAAGATAACTtcacttgtcaaaacaaaattagatACAAATGCAAATTGTTGATTATCACATGTACTATGTATGTGCTAGATTCTAAGTTAGCTTTCACTAATAGCATGGAAGTGAAGGATGTGAGGAGTTATCCATGATATGATGTAAATTTTGTTTAATCGATTGTCACACTATCATGTAGGTGAAAAATTCTAGGGGCTAACCACCATATCTTAAGGTCTAGCTAAATGTCACTAGTAGCACAGAAGCAACAAATGCCAATAGCAACTCATTGTATAACACAACTTAATTGGCCTTCACCATTACCAAGCAAGTGATTAATGTCAACAGCTACCCCATACCAGCTTGAACTTGGCCAAGGCATGGAAGTGATTGATGTCAAGATCTATTGACTTGAAAGGTTTAACAACCTATGAAAATCTTATTAAATACCTTATGTGATGTGCATTGAGACACTTAATGCTTACTGTTAATGGCTACTAGTATGTAATGTTTGCTCATCATCACAGTTGATGTAAAGAATCAAGGAAAATGATGAGACTTATGGTGTAATATGAGATGCATTGAAAAAGATTTGTTAATTGAGATGCACTTAAGAAGTAAATGTTAATTAACTAACTAATGGTGAGATGTATGCAATAAACACGTCCACTTCCTATTACTAGTTAGCTACTATGTATGTGTGATTCAATTATTATATACTTGTATAAAAATAATCTTAGATGTTGTGCACAGTTTTATATTTATGGCCTCGCCAATGATGACAATAAATAATATGTAATGCTTGTTTGCCATCATAAGCAATGTTGGATTGGAAAATGAATGAAACCCATGTGATATGGAATGCACCaacattccttttttttttttaatcttgcaaTAATGCTAGAACTGCTTCCTTTTCACTAGCTAATCACTATATATAGTTGTTAGGTTATCAAGTTATTCACATTGTATATGAATTGAGTGCTTGATTTAGTCACTATTTATGTGTGATGCATGCAATATGTGATTCCTAGAACTACTTCCTTTTCACTAGCTAATCACTATATATATAGTTGTAAGGTTATCAGGTTATTCACATTGTATATGAATTGAGTGCTTGAATTAGTCACTATTTATATGTGATGCATGCAATAGTTATCACAAAGTATGGGTGTAAAGTATCCATACTGTGTATATGTAAAATCTCTAAACTAGTCACCATGTGTACCTATGATGTGGGTACAGAGGAATCACCCTATGTATAGGTTGTATATGCTTGATCTAACCTCCATGCATATCTATATTGTGTATAAGAGATAACCACCTATGTTGGAGTGACACAAGCGAAAGCTAGCCACGTGTATAAATGGTGTATGATTGAGCCAATTATAATGAGAACATGGTTTGGTGTGTTTAGCATACTAATGATGGCATGGAACCAATACTTGATTGAAATGCTATcgatatatattaaaatcaaaacaTAAGCTCAATGAATACTCCGATTTTATCTTAGATATGAGGATGTGTTTGATATATTATTGGAGTCCGAATTATGTAACCTTTGATTTGTAAAAGAGATATATAGATTGGAACATTACAAATGAACCTTTGAGATTTGGATATGGATCTAAGGGTGACCTTGAAATTGGGAGCTTGCCACATTCTAGTGTAAGTATAAGAGGGGTAACGCACAATCGTCACCATGACCATAGTTGGAAAAGTTATTAAAGAAAAGGCTGTAACTTAGAGGTAATTATTATAGTTAGAAAACTTGTGAAACAGGCCAACCACATAGAAATATCCAACCACATAGAAATATGTTGAAGGTACATCCACGGAGTCCGTAACCTAAATATGGAGCCATGCATATCGTCAACCATATGTGAATGCTTAGATTGAAAATTTACTTTGAAATGGGTATCTCAAGACGTTAGTTTGAGAGTGCAACCAAGATGAACATCTTTCCAAATGGCTAAAAAATTGGCACGGAAGGTAGAAGCACTTTCTAATCTCAAAGCTGGATCATTCCTCAAGGGAACACATAAGAAGACCACAAACATTCAGGTTCTAATTACTTATGGAAACTGAAAATAGGTGCTAGAAGCATTTTCAAATCtcaaagaaaaaaataaactacAATTATTATTAAAATCAAAAGAGTGACTAAAGGAATTAAATGTCAATTTTAAAAACAATCAAACCATCAGCAATATGTTCCCTGCCACCGACGAGCTTAGTCAAGCCCAATCAAACATACTATGGTATTCATATCCTCCGTCATTAATTTGTTGATAGTCCTTTCAGTTTCAACAAGAAGAATTTAGCGCGCCTTGCTTTCCTTAAGCTCGTGAAGCTTCAAAGTTTGATCCTGTGAACCGATGAATAACCTTACCAGCATTCATATTTCTCTGAATCTGTACTGAGATCATTCCATATGAATGCCCAGAGGATGTGTGCCATCTTCTTTTATCTGCATTTAAATGTCATAATACAAAGTTCTGATGTACTTGGCTGAAGTAGAGTTTTTATACAATTTGCATGCCACAGAATATTTAATACCATAAAGCCATTGAAATGTCACAATTAATTAACTAGAAATAGTCGGGTAGAAATGCTACATAGTCTGCCATTATCACTTGATACGTATGAAATCTACAAGTTTCAATGGAAATTGAAGTAAAGTCCACTTTCAAAAAACTTGTTACAAACCTAAATCTCATTCTCCAGACAAGCATGCATGCTTATTGAATCTAATCTACAAGGGACCTATATCCAGGATAAGATTAGTACAATTCACATTTTATCAAATTCATAACAGTTGTGATCCCGATAAAATGGCTCGGCATGCTTTGGTATGATATCAGTACTGATTAGCCAGACATCCAGAAATAGTAGCATGCAACTGAAGAATCATCAGTCCTACTTTGCATGAAAAAAGATCATCCTCCAAAAATAGATGGATAAAACTAATTTGTCAAGTGCACATACATTAACTATTCCCTATGGCCATCATAAATTCACCTTCACAGACTACTTCTCCACCAACATAAGCCTTCCCTTCCATCTTTGCAATACCAAAGCGTTTCTGTAACTTTACCAAATTCATGCGCATAACTAATGTGTCCCCGGCTATAACAGGTTTTCGAAACCTCACTTTGTCAACTCCTGCGAAAAAAAAGTTCTCACGTGAACCACCCTCTTCAGGCTGCAACATTACAAGGCCGCCAACTTGTGCCATTGCCTACACCACCAATTGTTTGCATTATAATAAACTGTAATTAGGATTCTATGTCCAATGAACAAGATAGAAACATATTGTGATAAAtttcatataaataataataaattatataaaataaacaaCCTAATATTTCCTTTGCTGATTTGTTTTACTAACAAACAAGCATCTAGTTACCCAAAATAATCTCTACTTGGACAGGTTTGACTATAATCTTCCCAACATTACAGAACCCATAAAGACAACACGCTAAAATATCTTTTAAGGTGGCACATTTTATACAACAATACAATATATGCCATGACAGCTTGATAATAGAATGACTGCATTGCAATCCATTTGATGCTTTCTAAGAGAGCAAGATATATTAGAGCACTTAAATCCATTAAGATCATAAGGAATGATTGAAATATATCCGATTCTTTTTTAATTCATTTGTATTTTAGTCTTAATCCAGCATGGTGACCTGGCTGTTACTTATTGGTCGGCAAGAAAAGGAATTTCAACAATAATCCATGTGATACATATGAGCATTCAGACAAGGCAAACATAGACAGAAAAAATTACCTCTACCATAAGAACTCCTGGCATAATTGGTCTCTCAGGGAAATGGCCGGGGAAGAAATTATCATTTATGGTCACATTCTTGATGGCAACAGCACTCTGACCAGGCTTGTACTCCACCACTCGATCAACAAGCAGAAATGGAAATCTAAATCCAAAAATGAAAAACCTTTAGCATTAGCATAACTTGTCATTTGAAATCGCAAACGCATAACTAAGATTGGTAGAGGTTTCACATGGAAAATCACATTCTACAAAACCACTTAACCCCACACTACAGACACTAAACAAAACCTAGTGCTTTTTTGGCATAATCAACATATGGAAATCCATCACAGATTTACTTAACCATAAGCAACTGTGTAACAGAATAAAAACCCGGAAAATATAGCTCTAGATAATTTACCATTAGGCATTATCTGATTATTCTGTGCAGATGAAATAATATTAGTATATTAAACAAAAGGGGGTTTACCTGTGGGGTAAGATATCACGAATTTGATTGATATCAAGCACCGCTGGAAATGCAGGGTACTCTGTCATGAACCATAGTGAACTGTCAGAACATCACTCAGATAATCATGCTGTTAAAATTTAGATCCCCTGTTGCAAAAGTAAAATTCCAATTTATTGAAACAATACAACACATGGAATAGCAAAGAGAATCTTCATAAATTACAGGTATTTTGCAGGACTAAATCCTTGAAAATCCTGAAATGGACTACCGCAGAAACCAATCCGTAAAATTTGGAAAATGCATTTACATAATTTCTTACTGGTGGTTTTAAGTTTTAACCACCAAATGTATTTGGTTTGTTTTGGCATAGGATTGTGATTGGAAAAAGCACTATATTCCATTGGGATCATATGCAATGTTATCTGTGACAAATTGGGAATGCCCTAGCTGGAAATTTTTGGGAGGATATAAGGAGCTCTGGTCTgtaattatttttgaaattcatt contains the following coding sequences:
- the LOC131073219 gene encoding uncharacterized protein LOC131073219, whose product is MGAATMASTINLSPAAILSSSSSVTRQQFAVSVRSACVQGSSISISGTKLAKTAKNSSKYLEPQIVRCVGVEDGSATTMDAAVEDDIPIEKKYPAFPAVLDINQIRDILPHRFPFLLVDRVVEYKPGQSAVAIKNVTINDNFFPGHFPERPIMPGVLMVEAMAQVGGLVMLQPEEGGSRENFFFAGVDKVRFRKPVIAGDTLVMRMNLVKLQKRFGIAKMEGKAYVGGEVVCEGEFMMAIGNS